The Oncorhynchus nerka isolate Pitt River linkage group LG12, Oner_Uvic_2.0, whole genome shotgun sequence genome includes a region encoding these proteins:
- the mblac1 gene encoding metallo-beta-lactamase domain-containing protein 1 — MEATETNYTCNSSEFRRSELSDTELEIVGQPYSISVLKVGYCLSEQDGSFRADGTITLLTGPRTILVDTGGPWDRDFLVKRLKDKRLDPGDISIVVGTHGHSDHVGNLGLFPGATIVVGCDISEGDRYLPNQLSEGQPYPIDEHVSIVPTPGHTGRDVSLLVKGTTMGTVLVAGDLFERCTDDDSWRELSENPAVQEASRQEALRTSDVIIPGHGLPFRIHREEVDGRSG, encoded by the exons ATGGAAGCGACTGAAACAAATTATACATGTAACAGTAGTGAGTTTAGAAGAAGCGAGTTATCAGACACAGAACTTGAGATTGTGGGACAACCCTACTCCATCTCGGTGCTCAAAGTAGGCTATTGTCTGTCCGAACAGGACGGTTCTTTTCGAGCAGACGGGACTATCACTCTTCTAACGGGACCTAGAACTATTCTAGTAGACACCGGAGGACCGTGGGACCGGGACTTTCTAGTGAAACGGCTGAAGGATAAGCGATTAGACCCGGGTGATATCAGCATAGTGGTGGGGACACATGGCCACTCCGACCATGTTGGTAATCTGGGTCTGTTTCCAGGGGCAACAATAGTTGTGGGGTGTGACATCAGTGAGGGGGATAGGTACCTTCCTAACCAGCTGTCTGAGGGGCAACCCTATCCTATTGATGAACAT GTGTCAATAGTACCCACTCCAGGCCACACAGGGCGTGATGTGAGCCTTCTTGTGAAGGGAACCACAATGGGCACGGTGCTTGTTGCCGGGGACCTATTTGAGCGTTGCACTGATGACGACAGTTGGAGAGAATTGAGTGAGAATCCTGCAGTTCAGGAGGCCAGCCGACAAGAGGCGCTACGCACCTCTGATGTCATCATCCCGGGACACGGGTTGCCGTTCAGGAtccacagggaggaggtggatggACGCTCCGGGTAG